The Drechmeria coniospora strain ARSEF 6962 chromosome 02, whole genome shotgun sequence genome has a segment encoding these proteins:
- a CDS encoding serine/threonine-protein kinase Sgk2, with protein sequence MTLTALEIEVISKNPLDDALDRFHDKLRTLDETDRSWQDTTASIVLTLVDTGAALNLGSRAGNETLSDDLFPLYRIILKGPFSSELFRPLVCCVVDKAPDIDVWEVVFDTIETFHSTSPLSSIAPTFQGTPVKTSSSRLADSETRDIIEEELFFETKDCTFRGVAGFCDKFFNAKDWRPEQRKMQKAVMAMHDGKKWIGFPAIPDEKPVWDWLCLLEERSLVNAPYKLHTTNTANQFKERKGQMDLFFQIPAKGTSSFKYKQVLVVGEQKKSNDSSKFKATLLQLTRYVRGVFADQPTRRFVHGFTLCASIMELWVFDRSGPYSSGPFDIHDEPEKFARAIVGYATMDDDTMGLDTFIERGDWHRCITVDDTNGNEMTAKLGVLLVRQKAIVCRGTTCFKSGNHVVKFSWASDKRKLEVQQLQLAEEKGVEGVARAVAYCCITTIADMRKGLQFSERHRFRNHQFQDEDAHLNDLPSVAAGKTSSNKRESSTEYTSDVSRSKRQRSSHHQTSKLASKVNNQFSVAKTKPSLYTQSNDLWENKIYSCLIISPAGRVISNYKTIRELLESMRDAIRAHQSLYTAGSILHRDISSNNIIITNPKEANGFSGMLIDLDLAIVKDSSPSGARHQTGTMQSMAIEVLRKVDHTYRHDLESFFYVLLWMCARQSWNNGFSGKRKPPRESLLRKWEVGSFKDIARTKAGDMAVDGLEAIMGEFPDALEAIKPLCLRIRKILFPLDEDERMNFGTPTGDPNQLYGPIIAAYDGSIREM encoded by the coding sequence ATGACTCTCACGGCGCTGGAAATTGAAGTCATCTCGAAGAACCCGCTCGACGATGCATTGGATCGCTTCCACGACAAGCTACGTACCCTCGACGAGACCGACCGATCATGGCAAGACACGACTGCAAGCATTGTTTTGACGCTGGTCGATACCGGCGCTGCGTTGAACCTTGGTTCTAGAGCCGGAAACGAGACCCTATCCGATGATCTTTTTCCCCTATATCGGATCATCCTAAAAGGGCCTTTCAGCAGCGAACTTTTCCGCCCTCTTGTATGTTGCGTTGTCGACAAGGCTCCCGATATTGACGTCTGGGAAGTGGTCTTCGATACGATCGAAACCTTCCACAGCACGTCTCCCCTATCCAGCATTGCCCCGACTTTCCAAGGAACACCAGTAAAGACAAGCTCGAGCCGGCTTGCCGATAGCGAAACGCGCGATATTATCGAAGAAGAGCTCTTCTTTGAGACAAAGGACTGTACCTTTCGCGGCGTTGCGGGTTTCTGCGATAAGTTCTTCAACGCAAAGGACTGGCGCCCAGAGCAGAGAAAGATGCAAAAGGCAGTGATGGCGATGCATGATGGAAAGAAATGGATAGGTTTCCCGGCAATTCCCGACGAAAAACCGGTCTGGGACTGGCTTTGCTTGTTGGAAGAGCGCTCCTTGGTCAACGCGCCATACAAGCTTCACACAACCAACACTGCCAACCAGTTCAAGGAGCGAAAAGGCCAGATGGATCTCTTCTTTCAGATACCGGCAAAAGGCACGAGTAGTTTCAAGTATAAGCAGGTCCTTGTTGTTGGGGAACAAAAGAAGTCGAATGATTCAAGCAAGTTCAAGGCAACTCTCCTCCAACTTACACGCTATGTTCGAGGCGTCTTTGCCGATCAACCAACGCGCCGATTCGTCCATGGCTTCACCCTTTGCGCTTCCATAATGGAGCTCTGGGTCTTCGACCGATCCGGGCCGTACAGCTCAGGGCCATTCGACATTCACGATGAGCCCGAAAAGTTTGCGCGCGCCATTGTTGGGTATGCTACAATGGATGACGATACAATGGGCCTGGACACATTCATCGAGCGAGGGGATTGGCATCGTTGTATTACAGTAGACGATACAAATGGCAATGAAATGACAGCCAAGCTGGGGGTGCTACTAGTCAGGCAGAAGGCCATTGTCTGCCGCGGAACGACGTGCTTCAAATCCGGAAATCATGTTGTAAAGTTCTCCTGGGCATCGGACAAGCGGAAGCTTGAGGTGCAACAGCTACAGCTAGCAGAAGAGAAGGGCGTTGAGGGGGTGGCAAGAGCAGTTGCGTATTGTTgcattactactattgcagATATGCGCAAGGGTCTCCAGTTTTCAGAACGTCACCGGTTCCGGAATCACCAGTTCCAGGATGAAGATGCTCACTTGAATGATCTACCATCGGTTGCAGCGGGCAAGACATCAAGCAACAAGCGCGAATCATCGACCGAGTACACATCCGATGTGTCTAGATCCAAGAGGCAGCGCTCGAGCCATCATCAAACGTCAAAGCTAGCCAGCAAGGTCAACAATCAGTTCTCTGTCGCCAAGACTAAGCCGAGTTTATATACGCAAAGTAATGACCTGTGGGAGAATAAGATCTACTCATGCCTCATTATTTCGCCAGCCGGCCGTGTCATTAGTAACTACAAGACGATAAGGGAACTGCTGGAATCAATGCGCGACGCAATCAGGGCTCATCAGTCACTCTACACAGCTGGCAGCATTCTCCATCGGGATATTTCCTCGAACAATATTATCATTACGAATCCCAAGGAAGCAAATGGCTTTTCAGGAATGCTTATAGACCTTGACCTTGCCATTGTAAAAGATAGTAGCCCGAGCGGTGCACGACACCAGACGGGCACGATGCAGTCTATGGCTATCGAGGTGCTGCGCAAGGTTGATCATACCTATCGCCACGATCTTGAGTCATTTTTCTACGTCCTTCTTTGGATGTGTGCCCGCCAATCATGGAATAATGGCTTCTCCGGCAAACGGAAGCCGCCTAGGGAAAGCTTATTAAGGAAATGGGAGGTCGGAAGTTTCAAGGACATTGCGAGGACTAAAGCAGGCGATATGGCGGTTGATGGGCTTGAAGCGATTATGGGTGAATTTCCAGACGCCCTTGAAGCTATCAAGCCCCTCTGCTTAAGGATTAGGAAGATCCTCTTCCCcttggacgaggatgagagGATGAACTTTGGAACTCCTACTGGAGATCCGAATCAACTGTACGGGCCTATTATTGCAGCGTATGATGGATCAATCCGGGAGATGTAG